From a region of the Armatimonadota bacterium genome:
- a CDS encoding 4Fe-4S dicluster domain-containing protein: MNVEVETSKRITDVQEEASAWDALLDKSQAGERLTPLKVLQGQPVGRRTALKRFASTVFGVLAAPLVLGEAEDDALATVSLDSMPALPDPTLGEDILIRMMRELRTALKKPVEERRWVMVIDLQKCIGCHSCTIACVVENKLPPGVVYRPVIEEEIGTYPNVGRRFLPRPCMQCDEPPCVPVCPVGATWKAVDGVVHIDYNKCIGCRYCITACPYGARTFDFGEHYTDDTPFIAEHEKMPSYEYGKNWTREDDKSPVGNVRKCHFCLHRVREGKLPMCVSSCIGRATYFGDANDEESLVAELISKPNVMRLKEELGTKPRVYYLT; the protein is encoded by the coding sequence ATGAACGTTGAAGTAGAAACCTCGAAGAGAATCACCGACGTACAGGAGGAGGCTTCTGCCTGGGATGCGCTGCTCGACAAATCCCAGGCGGGTGAGCGCCTTACCCCGCTCAAAGTCCTCCAAGGGCAGCCAGTCGGGCGGCGAACCGCGCTGAAGCGTTTCGCGAGCACAGTTTTCGGCGTGCTCGCCGCACCGCTCGTGCTGGGTGAGGCGGAAGATGACGCGCTGGCCACGGTCTCGCTAGACTCGATGCCGGCCTTGCCTGATCCAACCCTCGGCGAAGACATCTTGATCCGCATGATGCGCGAGCTTCGAACGGCCTTGAAAAAGCCAGTCGAAGAGCGCCGCTGGGTCATGGTGATCGACCTGCAAAAATGCATCGGATGCCATTCGTGCACCATCGCGTGCGTGGTCGAGAACAAACTTCCGCCCGGGGTTGTGTACCGGCCGGTCATTGAAGAGGAGATCGGCACTTACCCGAACGTTGGTCGGCGATTCCTTCCGCGTCCCTGTATGCAGTGCGACGAACCGCCCTGCGTGCCCGTCTGCCCGGTCGGAGCGACCTGGAAGGCTGTGGACGGCGTGGTCCACATCGACTACAACAAGTGCATCGGATGCCGTTACTGCATCACCGCTTGTCCGTACGGCGCTCGCACGTTTGACTTTGGCGAGCACTACACGGACGACACCCCCTTTATCGCAGAGCATGAGAAAATGCCTTCCTATGAGTACGGAAAGAACTGGACTCGGGAAGACGATAAGTCGCCAGTCGGCAACGTCCGAAAGTGCCACTTCTGCCTGCATCGCGTAAGAGAGGGCAAGCTGCCGATGTGCGTATCGAGCTGCATCGGTCGGGCGACGTACTTCGGTGACGCCAACGATGAGGAGAGCCTCGTGGCCGAGCTGATCAGCAAGCCCAACGTCATGCGCTTGAAGGAGGAGTTAGGCACGAAGCCTCGCGTCTACTATCTCACATAG
- the nrfD gene encoding polysulfide reductase NrfD, which produces MSTITNTLSLQTKKAAIWPKIMWLVLFIIGSIAVVQRFTQGHLLTNYGSYVPWGLWVSAYMWLVGLSAGAFLFSSLHYVFGVERLERVSKFALLTALVTLICALVAILFDLGQMWRFYRIFTSPNFSSMMTWMVWLYTAYAILLVSELYLVLKKPNEKRKIRIIASVGLPLAVAFSGGAGALFSTVAARPTWHSPMMPILFLTGALVSGGGLLLLIVGLYGKIEAETRRKIAMYIAKLVAGFLIFDLLLEWAEFSIPMWYGVGHEFEALRMVLFGQFWWVFWVVHLLIGSLIPLYILLRSKSTKALAFAGSLIAVTFMAVRLNIVIPAFMTPELEGLQNSFTGDRLQFAYVPSLHEWQVLLFIVCAGFAMFYVGSRVLGNNAGDGQASDLIYEEK; this is translated from the coding sequence ATGTCAACGATCACGAATACCTTATCCCTTCAAACAAAGAAGGCGGCAATTTGGCCAAAGATCATGTGGCTCGTGCTGTTCATCATCGGATCGATCGCGGTTGTCCAGCGGTTCACCCAAGGCCATTTGCTGACGAACTACGGCAGCTATGTTCCCTGGGGGCTTTGGGTCTCGGCGTACATGTGGCTTGTAGGACTGTCCGCTGGCGCTTTCCTGTTCTCTAGCCTGCATTACGTCTTCGGTGTCGAGAGACTTGAAAGAGTCAGCAAGTTTGCACTTCTCACGGCGTTGGTGACTCTGATCTGTGCGCTTGTCGCAATCCTGTTCGACCTCGGACAGATGTGGCGGTTTTATCGGATATTCACAAGTCCGAACTTCAGTTCGATGATGACCTGGATGGTATGGCTGTACACGGCTTATGCGATCCTGTTGGTATCAGAACTGTACTTGGTCTTGAAGAAGCCGAATGAGAAACGGAAGATCCGGATAATCGCCTCTGTAGGTTTGCCGTTGGCCGTCGCATTCAGCGGCGGTGCCGGCGCGCTGTTCTCAACTGTTGCAGCGCGCCCGACTTGGCACAGCCCGATGATGCCGATCCTCTTCTTGACCGGCGCGCTGGTCTCGGGCGGCGGACTCCTGCTGCTCATCGTCGGCCTTTACGGAAAGATCGAGGCTGAGACCCGCCGCAAGATCGCCATGTACATTGCGAAGCTCGTGGCCGGCTTCCTCATCTTCGATCTTCTGCTCGAATGGGCGGAGTTCTCGATCCCCATGTGGTACGGCGTAGGGCACGAGTTCGAAGCGCTGCGAATGGTGCTGTTCGGACAGTTCTGGTGGGTGTTCTGGGTGGTTCATCTTCTCATCGGAAGCCTGATTCCGCTCTACATCTTGCTTCGCAGCAAGAGCACCAAAGCACTTGCGTTCGCCGGCTCGCTGATCGCAGTGACCTTCATGGCAGTGCGCCTCAACATCGTGATTCCGGCGTTCATGACTCCGGAGCTGGAGGGGCTCCAGAACTCGTTCACGGGCGACCGCCTTCAGTTCGCATACGTCCCAAGCCTGCACGAGTGGCAGGTACTCCTGTTCATCGTCTGTGCGGGGTTCGCGATGTTCTACGTCGGCAGCAGAGTGCTCGGCAACAACGCGGGCGACGGGCAGGCGAGCGACCTAATCTATGAGGAGAAATAA
- a CDS encoding molybdopterin-dependent oxidoreductase: MSKKKAETPKLSRRDLLTSTVLLGSGALVAGCDRARIMGWGGEVGDYDLNNPENIINTVCLQCNTGCGIKVKFHDGVASKIDGNPLAPQCLYPHLPANTSPWDMAGIDGAICPKGQAGLQSVYDPYRIRKVLKRAGKRGENKWESIEFDQAVTEIVRGGKLFSKVPGEENRHVEGLDEIMALKDPVVAKSLASDITALTRKIRNLRKANGVDADVTPLVEEFKAKHRDHLDVLIDPDHPDLGPKNNQLVFNWGRLKHGRSDFIKRFVNDSFGSTNTHGHTTVCQGSLYFTGQAMIQQFGYDKAFQKADWIGTKHLYWQADTGNCEFILFIGASPFEGNYGPPGRTPRIVNNIKSGKMKIAVADPRFSKTAAKAWKWLPIKPGHECAFTHAMMRWIIENKRYDAKYLSCANKAAADESGEPTWCNASWLVKIGADGKPGALLRGHEIGLGAPERRTEGDVEYDYPSFVVLQSGTPKAFDTNDKTNPVYGDVLGTKTFTGTDGRTFTVKTACQVLLESTQEHTIEEWADICGLKADDIVDVARELTSHGKKACVDSHRGVSQHTNGYYNVLSAFSISLLVGNYDWKGGFIKKHSWNEDGTKYGGQPFQWKSTHDGKMKKMGISIIRHLVRYEDTTLFEGYPAKRPFYPLATDIYQEIIPSMGDGYPYPCKCLITYMGSPVYALPAGDKLIPILTDTKKIPLYIANDIVVGETSMYADYIFPDLSYLERWEFQGSHPSFANKIAPVRQPAVSPIPEEVTVFGERQPISLESMLMAFAEKLGSSGFGPDALGPGMDLTRQEHLYLKIVANIAAGEKEGQMLPDASKEEMALFEKARRHLPPSVYDVNVWKAAVGEKVWPKVVYVLNRGGRWEDFEDGYEGEWVAHRHGKFLNFYAENTASVKNSMSGKNFSGVAIYEQPMQDSAGNLIVEDPKYNMKLLTYREITATKSRTSGNYWLSAILPENSLLINAKDAGKLGISDGDLVKVTSPSNPEGFWDLANGQVVPLHIKAKVMQGMRPGNVSFALGFGHWAYGAADIEIDGQTVKGDARRSRGCHLNAANRVDPILKNVSLTDHIGASVAFYDSMVKVARV; this comes from the coding sequence ATGTCAAAGAAGAAAGCAGAAACTCCGAAACTGTCGCGACGCGACCTCCTCACGTCGACGGTGCTATTGGGCAGCGGTGCGCTTGTCGCAGGCTGCGATAGGGCTAGAATCATGGGATGGGGAGGCGAGGTCGGCGACTACGATCTCAACAACCCCGAGAACATCATCAACACGGTCTGCCTACAGTGCAACACGGGATGCGGCATCAAGGTCAAGTTCCACGACGGCGTGGCCTCGAAGATCGACGGCAACCCGTTGGCGCCTCAGTGCCTCTACCCGCACCTGCCGGCGAACACCTCTCCGTGGGACATGGCAGGCATCGACGGCGCCATCTGTCCGAAGGGGCAGGCCGGCCTGCAGTCCGTCTACGACCCATATCGGATCCGCAAGGTCCTCAAGCGCGCCGGCAAACGCGGCGAGAACAAGTGGGAGAGCATCGAGTTCGACCAGGCAGTCACCGAGATCGTCAGGGGCGGAAAACTGTTCAGCAAAGTCCCCGGCGAGGAGAACCGCCACGTCGAGGGCCTGGACGAGATCATGGCCCTGAAGGATCCAGTCGTCGCCAAGTCGCTCGCCTCGGACATCACCGCTCTGACAAGGAAGATCAGGAATCTTCGGAAGGCGAACGGAGTCGATGCGGACGTCACGCCGCTCGTCGAGGAGTTCAAGGCCAAGCACCGGGATCACCTCGACGTCCTGATCGACCCTGACCATCCTGACCTCGGTCCCAAGAACAACCAGTTGGTGTTCAACTGGGGTCGCTTGAAGCACGGAAGGTCCGACTTCATCAAGCGGTTCGTCAACGATTCGTTCGGCTCCACGAACACGCACGGCCACACGACCGTCTGCCAGGGAAGCCTGTACTTCACAGGCCAGGCGATGATCCAGCAGTTCGGCTATGACAAAGCGTTCCAGAAGGCCGACTGGATCGGGACGAAGCACCTGTACTGGCAGGCGGACACTGGCAACTGCGAGTTCATCCTGTTCATCGGCGCGTCCCCGTTCGAGGGGAATTACGGGCCTCCGGGCCGCACGCCGCGCATCGTGAACAACATCAAGAGCGGAAAGATGAAGATCGCGGTTGCAGACCCGCGGTTCTCGAAAACTGCGGCGAAGGCGTGGAAGTGGCTGCCGATCAAGCCTGGCCACGAGTGCGCGTTCACGCACGCTATGATGAGATGGATCATCGAGAACAAACGGTACGACGCGAAGTACCTTTCGTGCGCGAACAAAGCCGCTGCGGACGAATCGGGCGAGCCCACTTGGTGCAACGCCTCCTGGCTCGTCAAGATCGGCGCAGACGGCAAGCCCGGGGCATTGCTGCGAGGCCACGAAATCGGTCTGGGAGCGCCGGAGCGGCGGACCGAGGGCGACGTGGAGTACGACTATCCATCGTTCGTCGTCCTGCAGAGCGGGACGCCGAAGGCGTTCGACACGAACGACAAGACGAACCCTGTGTACGGCGACGTCCTAGGGACGAAGACGTTCACCGGCACAGACGGCAGGACCTTCACGGTGAAGACCGCCTGCCAAGTCCTGCTCGAGTCCACACAGGAGCACACGATCGAAGAATGGGCCGACATCTGCGGCCTGAAGGCCGATGACATCGTCGACGTCGCGCGCGAGCTTACGAGCCACGGCAAGAAGGCGTGCGTCGACAGCCACCGCGGCGTCAGCCAGCACACGAACGGGTACTACAACGTCCTGTCCGCTTTCTCGATCAGCCTGCTCGTAGGCAACTACGATTGGAAGGGCGGCTTCATCAAGAAGCACTCTTGGAACGAGGACGGCACCAAGTACGGCGGGCAGCCGTTCCAGTGGAAGTCCACGCACGACGGCAAGATGAAGAAGATGGGGATCTCCATCATCCGGCACTTGGTCAGGTACGAGGACACGACGCTTTTTGAGGGGTATCCCGCGAAGCGTCCGTTCTACCCGTTGGCGACCGACATCTACCAGGAGATCATCCCGAGCATGGGCGACGGATACCCGTATCCGTGCAAGTGCCTGATCACCTACATGGGCTCGCCCGTATACGCGCTGCCGGCCGGTGACAAACTGATCCCGATCCTGACCGACACGAAGAAGATTCCGCTGTACATCGCCAACGACATAGTGGTCGGCGAGACTTCGATGTACGCCGACTACATCTTCCCCGACCTGTCCTACCTGGAGCGGTGGGAGTTTCAAGGGAGCCACCCGTCGTTCGCGAACAAGATCGCTCCGGTGCGCCAGCCGGCGGTCTCCCCGATTCCTGAGGAGGTCACCGTCTTCGGAGAGAGGCAGCCGATCTCGCTCGAGTCGATGCTGATGGCGTTCGCTGAGAAGCTGGGCAGCTCAGGCTTCGGTCCCGATGCGCTCGGTCCTGGAATGGACCTGACTAGGCAAGAGCACCTGTATCTCAAGATAGTCGCAAACATCGCGGCTGGCGAGAAGGAGGGCCAGATGCTCCCGGACGCGAGCAAGGAGGAGATGGCGCTGTTCGAGAAGGCCCGAAGGCACCTCCCGCCAAGCGTGTACGACGTAAACGTCTGGAAGGCGGCTGTCGGCGAAAAGGTGTGGCCGAAGGTCGTGTACGTCCTCAACCGGGGCGGACGATGGGAGGACTTCGAAGACGGCTACGAAGGAGAATGGGTCGCCCACAGGCACGGGAAGTTCCTGAACTTCTACGCAGAGAACACAGCGAGCGTAAAGAACTCGATGTCTGGAAAGAACTTCAGCGGCGTGGCGATTTACGAACAGCCCATGCAAGACTCGGCAGGGAACCTCATCGTCGAGGATCCCAAATACAACATGAAGCTCCTGACGTACCGCGAGATCACGGCTACGAAGTCGCGCACCTCCGGGAACTACTGGCTGTCAGCGATTCTGCCCGAGAACTCGCTGCTGATCAACGCAAAGGACGCGGGCAAACTCGGAATCTCGGACGGCGACTTGGTCAAAGTGACGTCTCCGTCCAACCCCGAGGGGTTCTGGGACCTGGCCAACGGACAAGTAGTGCCGTTGCACATCAAAGCGAAGGTCATGCAGGGAATGCGACCGGGTAACGTCTCCTTCGCGCTGGGGTTCGGCCACTGGGCGTACGGAGCGGCAGATATAGAGATCGACGGACAGACTGTGAAGGGCGACGCTCGGAGATCCCGCGGCTGCCACCTGAACGCAGCGAACCGCGTCGATCCGATCCTCAAGAACGTCTCTCTCACCGATCACATCGGCGCGAGCGTCGCGTTCTACGACTCGATGGTAAAAGTAGCGAGGGTTTAA
- a CDS encoding TolC family protein: MLNIIASLAVAISQAQAVKPPLAAGVVSDEASHGVESQDSNYQLAFTLEDAIAFGVAHSPVLAAARARVAAGRGRLLSARSLLPLEFDPGISIGGEEAVAVVTQVFEISGRRSARTAVAQHELKIDQRQYDAAERDLVRDIKSAYADLVQTQSGVLVAIDVADVIGRLRDSVEKQVEVGEIPAQELVKANIEFSRAELETLRARSVRDRASQVFNVTIGRAVELPTTAAEPTTFARLVAELDELIAEAQRSRPEIAAAQSAVSAAKANVGLERSDYRPDLELSLLQNTDVRSRDFYNPRSTGLSLSLVFPIFDTGRIRGRVREAESHVKEMEYVLIDTRFRVSLDVADAFTRVRMTETLVSRYVDAILPSAQDLLAKAEFGYARGGSTLLEFLEAQRTYRSTQLEYLVALADNAKARADLDRAVGRGLAPATTSFNQDTSVNGGHQ; the protein is encoded by the coding sequence ATGTTGAACATCATCGCCTCTTTGGCGGTCGCGATCAGTCAGGCGCAGGCCGTCAAGCCTCCGCTCGCCGCCGGGGTTGTTTCCGACGAAGCGAGCCACGGCGTTGAGTCACAAGACTCGAATTATCAGCTCGCCTTCACGCTGGAGGACGCCATTGCGTTCGGAGTTGCTCACAGTCCTGTGCTTGCCGCAGCCCGAGCACGCGTCGCCGCAGGGCGTGGTCGTCTACTAAGCGCTCGCTCGCTCCTGCCGCTTGAATTCGATCCTGGTATATCGATCGGTGGCGAAGAAGCAGTCGCGGTCGTCACGCAAGTGTTTGAAATCAGTGGCCGCCGTTCAGCACGGACCGCCGTCGCTCAGCACGAGCTGAAGATCGACCAGAGACAGTACGATGCGGCCGAGCGGGATCTCGTGAGAGACATCAAGTCGGCTTACGCCGACCTTGTCCAGACCCAAAGCGGGGTACTAGTCGCAATCGACGTCGCCGATGTGATTGGACGGCTCCGCGACAGCGTTGAAAAGCAGGTCGAAGTCGGCGAAATTCCGGCCCAAGAGCTAGTCAAAGCTAACATCGAATTCTCGCGGGCAGAGCTAGAGACATTGCGGGCGCGGAGCGTGCGCGACAGGGCCAGTCAAGTCTTCAACGTAACCATCGGAAGGGCAGTGGAGCTTCCAACGACAGCTGCTGAACCGACGACTTTCGCTCGCCTCGTCGCCGAACTCGACGAACTGATAGCAGAAGCCCAGCGGTCGCGTCCGGAAATCGCAGCAGCCCAGTCAGCCGTAAGCGCTGCCAAGGCAAACGTCGGATTGGAGAGATCGGACTACCGGCCGGATCTTGAGCTGAGCCTGCTCCAGAACACCGACGTGAGGAGTCGAGACTTCTACAATCCACGATCGACCGGGCTCAGCTTGTCGCTTGTATTTCCGATCTTTGACACAGGGCGCATCCGAGGCAGAGTCCGCGAGGCAGAGTCCCATGTGAAGGAAATGGAGTACGTCTTGATCGACACACGATTCCGCGTGTCACTGGACGTGGCCGACGCTTTCACCCGCGTTCGAATGACCGAGACTCTCGTTTCCCGCTATGTGGACGCGATTCTGCCGAGTGCGCAAGATCTTCTTGCCAAAGCGGAGTTCGGCTACGCCCGCGGTGGATCGACCTTGCTCGAATTCTTGGAAGCACAGCGCACGTACAGATCGACGCAGCTCGAGTACTTGGTCGCGCTCGCAGACAACGCCAAGGCACGCGCCGACCTCGACCGAGCGGTCGGCCGGGGGCTCGCTCCGGCAACAACAAGTTTCAACCAAGACACGTCCGTGAACGGAGGTCATCAATGA